One Mycobacteroides salmoniphilum DNA segment encodes these proteins:
- the fadA6 gene encoding steroid 3-ketoacyl-CoA thiolase FadA6 has product MPEAYIIDAVRTAVGKRNGSLSTVHPLDLGAATFKGLFDRVDVDPDAIDDVIMGVLDAIGGQAGNAGRLAWLAGGYPEEVPGCTVDRQCGSSQQAISFAAQAVMSGTADLIVAGGFQNMSQIPISAAMIVGKEYGFTSPTAESEGWLHRYGDQEISQFRGAEMIAEKWDISREEMEQFALSSHERAFAAIRNGHFDNEIIPVGDFRVDEGPRESTLEKMAGLKTLVEGGRLTAALASQISDGGSATLVASEGAVKAHGLKPRARIHHISARGDDPVFMLTGPIPATKYALAKTGLTMDDIDVVEINEAFAPVVLAWAKELDVDLKKVNPNGGAIALGHPLGATGAKLFATMLNELERTGGKYGLQTMCEGGGTANVTIIERL; this is encoded by the coding sequence ATGCCTGAGGCGTACATCATCGACGCTGTGCGTACCGCTGTCGGTAAGCGCAACGGATCGCTGTCCACGGTGCACCCGCTGGATCTGGGTGCGGCCACCTTCAAGGGACTCTTCGACCGCGTCGACGTCGACCCCGACGCTATCGACGACGTGATCATGGGTGTGCTGGACGCCATCGGCGGACAGGCAGGCAATGCCGGACGCTTGGCATGGCTGGCCGGTGGATACCCGGAGGAGGTGCCGGGCTGCACCGTCGACCGTCAGTGTGGATCGAGCCAGCAGGCCATTTCCTTTGCCGCGCAGGCTGTTATGTCCGGTACCGCCGACCTGATCGTGGCCGGTGGTTTCCAGAACATGAGCCAGATTCCGATCTCGGCGGCGATGATTGTCGGCAAGGAGTACGGATTCACTTCGCCCACAGCCGAATCCGAGGGCTGGCTGCACCGCTACGGCGACCAGGAAATCTCCCAGTTCCGCGGCGCCGAGATGATCGCCGAGAAGTGGGACATCAGCCGCGAGGAGATGGAGCAGTTCGCACTCTCCAGCCATGAGCGGGCATTTGCCGCTATTCGCAACGGACACTTTGACAATGAGATCATCCCGGTCGGCGACTTCCGGGTCGACGAGGGGCCGCGCGAGAGCACGCTGGAGAAGATGGCGGGGCTCAAGACCCTGGTCGAGGGTGGGCGCCTCACCGCCGCACTGGCCAGTCAGATCTCCGACGGCGGCAGCGCCACCCTGGTCGCCTCGGAAGGCGCGGTGAAGGCGCATGGCCTCAAGCCGCGTGCCCGCATCCATCACATCAGCGCCCGCGGTGATGACCCGGTGTTCATGCTGACCGGCCCCATCCCCGCCACCAAGTACGCGCTGGCCAAGACCGGTCTGACGATGGACGATATCGACGTCGTCGAGATCAACGAGGCCTTCGCCCCCGTGGTGTTGGCATGGGCCAAGGAGTTGGACGTCGATCTGAAGAAGGTCAATCCCAACGGCGGCGCTATCGCGCTGGGTCATCCCTTGGGGGCCACCGGCGCCAAGTTGTTCGCCACCATGCTCAATGAGCTGGAGCGCACCGGAGGCAAGTACGGCCTGCAGACGATGTGTGAGGGCGGCGGCACTGCCAACGTCACCATCATCGAGCGCCTCTGA
- a CDS encoding SDR family oxidoreductase, with protein MRTPYELGLEGRVVLVTGGVRGVGAGISRVFDELGATVITCARRPGETPYEFHSCDVRDEESVDALINSIVSGHGRLDAVVNNAGGAPFALAADASHNFHRKIIELNLLAALLVSQRANAVMQRQDDGGTIVNITSVSASRPSPGTAAYGAAKAGLESLTRSLAVEWAPKVRVNALAAGMIRTELSEMHYGDEDGIASVGATVPLGRLANPDEIGWTAAFLASPLSSYVTGSVLTVHGGGERPAFLDAANVNSNENGEKE; from the coding sequence GTGCGAACCCCTTACGAACTCGGCCTCGAGGGCCGCGTCGTGCTGGTCACCGGAGGTGTCCGCGGCGTCGGTGCCGGGATCAGCCGGGTGTTCGACGAGCTCGGCGCGACGGTGATTACCTGCGCACGCCGCCCCGGTGAGACCCCCTACGAATTCCATTCCTGCGATGTCCGCGACGAAGAGTCGGTGGACGCGCTCATCAACTCCATCGTGTCCGGGCACGGTCGCCTGGATGCCGTGGTGAACAACGCCGGCGGAGCCCCCTTTGCACTGGCCGCCGACGCGAGCCACAACTTTCACCGCAAGATCATCGAGCTGAACTTGCTCGCCGCTCTGCTCGTCTCGCAGCGTGCCAATGCCGTGATGCAGCGGCAGGACGACGGCGGCACCATCGTCAACATCACCAGCGTGAGCGCGAGCCGGCCCTCGCCGGGCACTGCCGCGTACGGCGCGGCCAAGGCCGGACTGGAGAGTCTTACCCGGAGCCTGGCCGTGGAATGGGCACCCAAGGTGCGGGTAAACGCACTGGCCGCCGGAATGATCCGCACCGAGCTCTCAGAAATGCATTATGGCGACGAAGACGGGATCGCCTCCGTCGGTGCGACGGTGCCGCTGGGTCGTCTTGCCAACCCCGATGAGATCGGTTGGACCGCAGCATTTCTTGCCTCACCCTTGTCGTCCTATGTGACCGGGTCGGTCCTTACGGTTCACGGCGGAGGAGAGCGCCCCGCGTTTCTCGACGCCGCAAATGTCAACAGCAATGAGAACGGCGAAAAGGAATAG
- a CDS encoding CoA transferase subunit A: MSDKRSSLEEVVAELRSGMTIGLGGWGSRRKPMAFVRAILRSDIKDLTVVTYGGPDLGLLCSAGKVKKAYYGFVSLDSPPFYDPWFAKARTTGAIESREMDEGMIKCGLEAAAARLPFLPIRAGLGSDVMNFWGDELKTVTSPYADSSGHAETLVAMPALNLDAAFVHLNLGDATGNAAYTGVDPYFDDLYCLAAERRYLSVEKIVSTEELVKAVPLQSLLLNRMMVDKVVEAPGGAHFTIGAADYGRDEKFQRHYAEAAGDPETWQQFVDTYLSGSEVDYQAAVKRFKEQQA; encoded by the coding sequence ATGAGCGACAAACGATCTTCACTCGAGGAGGTCGTCGCCGAGCTGCGCAGCGGCATGACCATCGGCCTCGGTGGCTGGGGTTCACGCCGCAAGCCGATGGCCTTCGTACGTGCGATTCTACGTTCGGATATCAAGGATTTGACGGTCGTGACCTACGGTGGACCGGACTTGGGCCTGCTGTGTTCTGCGGGCAAAGTGAAGAAGGCCTACTACGGCTTCGTCTCCCTGGATTCACCGCCGTTCTATGATCCGTGGTTCGCCAAGGCGCGCACCACAGGTGCGATCGAGTCCCGCGAGATGGATGAGGGCATGATCAAATGCGGTCTGGAGGCTGCCGCCGCCCGACTGCCGTTCCTGCCTATCCGGGCCGGGCTGGGATCCGACGTCATGAACTTCTGGGGCGACGAACTCAAGACCGTCACGTCGCCGTACGCGGACTCGTCGGGACATGCGGAGACCCTGGTCGCGATGCCCGCGCTGAACCTGGATGCCGCGTTCGTGCACCTGAACCTGGGTGATGCCACCGGAAACGCCGCCTACACCGGCGTCGACCCGTACTTCGACGACCTCTACTGCCTGGCCGCTGAGCGCCGCTACCTTTCGGTGGAGAAGATCGTCTCCACCGAGGAGCTGGTGAAAGCCGTTCCTCTGCAATCCCTTCTGCTGAATCGCATGATGGTCGACAAGGTGGTCGAGGCGCCCGGTGGCGCGCACTTCACCATCGGTGCCGCCGATTACGGCCGTGACGAGAAGTTCCAGCGCCACTATGCCGAGGCGGCCGGTGATCCGGAGACCTGGCAGCAGTTCGTCGACACATACCTGTCCGGTTCCGAAGTGGACTACCAGGCAGCCGTCAAGCGCTTTAAGGAGCAGCAGGCATGA
- a CDS encoding enoyl-CoA hydratase family protein codes for MGIITATVEPGIVTVTVDYPKVNAIPSRGWFELADAILAAGNDPSTHVVILRAEGRGFNAGADIKEMQATQAEGKGYTALIDTNRGCFEAFSAVYRCKVPVIAAVNGFCLGGGIGLVGNADVIVASDDAVFSVPEVDRGALGTATHLQRLVPQHVMRRMFYTAAKIDAKTLHHYGSIHEVVPREELDEAALRVARDIAAKDTRVIRAAKEAINFIDPQDVESSYRMEQGFTFELNLAGVADEHRDAFVETGKPKGQ; via the coding sequence ATGGGCATCATCACCGCGACGGTTGAACCGGGCATCGTCACCGTCACCGTCGACTACCCGAAGGTCAATGCCATCCCCTCGCGCGGATGGTTTGAACTGGCCGACGCCATCTTGGCTGCGGGCAATGACCCGTCCACCCATGTGGTGATCCTGCGGGCCGAGGGCCGCGGGTTCAACGCGGGCGCCGACATCAAAGAGATGCAGGCCACCCAAGCCGAGGGTAAGGGCTACACCGCGCTGATCGACACCAACCGCGGCTGTTTCGAGGCCTTCAGCGCGGTGTATCGCTGCAAGGTGCCCGTCATCGCCGCCGTCAACGGTTTCTGCCTCGGCGGTGGAATTGGCTTGGTGGGCAACGCCGATGTGATCGTCGCCTCCGACGATGCGGTGTTCAGCGTGCCGGAGGTGGACCGCGGCGCGCTCGGCACCGCTACCCATCTGCAGCGACTGGTCCCCCAGCATGTCATGCGCCGGATGTTCTATACGGCAGCCAAGATCGATGCAAAGACGTTGCACCACTATGGATCCATCCACGAGGTGGTGCCGCGCGAGGAGCTCGACGAAGCCGCGCTCCGCGTGGCACGCGACATCGCCGCCAAGGACACCCGGGTAATCCGGGCAGCCAAGGAAGCCATCAACTTCATCGACCCGCAGGACGTCGAGTCGAGCTACCGCATGGAACAGGGCTTCACATTCGAGCTCAATCTGGCGGGCGTCGCCGACGAGCACCGTGACGCATTCGTCGAGACCGGAAAGCCGAAGGGACAGTAG
- a CDS encoding TetR/AcrR family transcriptional regulator, which translates to MAEVREPDALRASGSSQPSRRDELLSLAAAMFAERGLRATTVRDIADAAGILSGSLYHHFDSKEAIVDELLRDFLEGLFTRYREIAAANLNPVDTLKGLFLASFDAIETKHAQVAIYQAEAPRLLSQERFAYLNELNTEQRELWLEVLRDGIAQGYFRPDLDVAVVYRFIRDATWVSVRWFRPGGSRTAQEVAEQYLSIVLGGITTNNAV; encoded by the coding sequence GTGGCAGAAGTGCGAGAGCCCGACGCTCTTCGCGCAAGCGGCTCATCGCAGCCGTCTCGGCGTGACGAGCTGCTGAGCCTTGCGGCCGCCATGTTCGCCGAACGCGGTCTGCGCGCTACCACGGTGCGTGATATCGCCGATGCGGCGGGAATCCTGTCCGGCAGCCTCTATCACCACTTCGACTCCAAAGAAGCGATCGTGGACGAGCTGCTCCGCGACTTCCTCGAGGGACTGTTCACGCGGTACCGCGAAATCGCGGCGGCCAACCTGAACCCTGTCGACACCCTCAAGGGCCTGTTCCTGGCCTCGTTCGACGCGATCGAAACCAAGCACGCGCAGGTCGCCATCTACCAGGCGGAGGCGCCCAGACTGCTGTCGCAGGAGCGGTTCGCCTATCTGAACGAGCTCAACACCGAGCAGCGTGAGCTCTGGCTGGAAGTGCTGCGTGACGGCATTGCTCAGGGCTACTTCCGCCCGGATCTCGATGTGGCCGTGGTGTACCGGTTTATTCGCGACGCGACGTGGGTTTCGGTGCGCTGGTTCCGGCCTGGTGGTTCACGCACGGCGCAGGAAGTCGCCGAACAGTACCTCTCGATAGTCCTCGGCGGAATCACCACGAACAACGCCGTTTAG
- the ipdF gene encoding (5R,7aS)-5-hydroxy-7a-methyl-1-oxo-2,3,5,6,7,7a-hexahydro-1H-indene-carboxyl-CoA reductase: protein MSLSQAPEEIAGHGLLKGKAVIITAAAGTGIGSSTARRALAEGADVVVSDYHERRLTETRDELAALGLGKVAAVVCDVTSTEAVDALITESVAALGRIDVLVNNAGLGGETPVADMTDEQWDRVLDVTLTSTFRATRAALRYFREAGHGGVIVNNASVLGWRAQYGQSHYAAAKAGVMALTRCSAIEAVEHGVRINAVAPSIARHKFLDKVTSSDLLDKLSSDEAFGRAAEPWEIASTIAFLASDYSSYLTGEVISVSSQRA, encoded by the coding sequence GTGAGCTTGTCGCAGGCACCGGAAGAGATTGCCGGGCACGGACTTCTGAAGGGCAAGGCGGTTATCATCACCGCCGCGGCGGGCACCGGTATTGGATCTTCCACCGCGCGCCGTGCCCTGGCCGAGGGGGCCGACGTCGTCGTCTCCGACTATCACGAGCGTCGACTCACCGAGACCCGTGACGAGCTTGCGGCGCTCGGGCTGGGCAAGGTGGCCGCGGTGGTCTGTGATGTCACCTCCACCGAAGCCGTGGATGCGCTGATCACCGAATCTGTTGCTGCCCTAGGCCGTATCGATGTGTTGGTGAACAATGCGGGGCTCGGTGGCGAGACTCCCGTCGCCGATATGACCGACGAGCAGTGGGACCGGGTTCTCGACGTCACCCTGACCTCCACCTTCCGCGCGACCCGTGCGGCGCTGCGGTACTTCCGTGAGGCCGGCCACGGCGGCGTCATCGTCAACAACGCGAGTGTGTTGGGCTGGCGCGCGCAGTACGGACAGTCGCACTACGCCGCCGCGAAGGCCGGCGTCATGGCGCTCACCCGGTGCAGTGCCATCGAGGCCGTCGAGCATGGTGTGCGCATCAATGCCGTCGCCCCGAGCATTGCCCGGCACAAATTCCTCGACAAGGTGACTTCCTCGGATCTACTGGACAAGCTGTCCTCCGATGAGGCGTTCGGTCGTGCTGCAGAGCCGTGGGAGATCGCTTCCACCATTGCCTTCCTGGCCAGCGATTACTCGAGCTACCTGACCGGCGAGGTCATCTCGGTGTCCAGCCAGCGGGCGTGA
- a CDS encoding FadD3 family acyl-CoA ligase codes for MESAQQTPELTIPAALDQAAARFGDRDALYADGLWLSFSELRARARRFAAALIALDIKHGDRVAIWSPNSWHWPIACLGAQYAGAAVVPMNTRYTVDEATDILQRSEARVLVSAGVFLGSDRITQLDTAALPDLAHIVRIAVEAGDHANWEEFVAHGDDVSDQDIDERKSTVSSEDISDILFTSGTTGRSKGVLCMHRQPLAASLAWATYGEFTENDRYLCVNPFFHNFGYKAGILACLQTGAALMPQLTFDPEKAMAAVQEHKITVLPGAPTIFQMLLDHPARKNYDLTSLRYSVTGAAVVPVVLIERMQSELDFDLVLTAYGLTETQGFATICRSDDDAVTVATTCGRPMIGYELRIDGAQKPGDEGEVLLRSANVMKGYLDNPQATAETIDSDGWLHTGDIGKLDEHGNLTITDRLKDMYICGGFNVYPAEIEQVLMRLDGVADVAVIGVPDARLGEVGKAYIVRKPGASLDAQAVIDYSAMHVANFKKPRFVGFLDELPRNLGGKVVKPTLRAMHQQESS; via the coding sequence ATGGAGTCGGCGCAGCAGACACCCGAACTCACCATTCCGGCCGCGTTGGACCAGGCAGCAGCCCGTTTTGGTGATCGCGATGCACTCTATGCGGACGGATTATGGCTGTCCTTTTCGGAACTTCGCGCCCGCGCCCGGCGCTTCGCCGCGGCACTGATCGCACTCGACATCAAGCACGGGGACCGGGTGGCCATCTGGTCTCCCAACTCGTGGCACTGGCCCATCGCCTGCCTGGGCGCGCAGTACGCCGGAGCTGCCGTCGTCCCGATGAACACCCGCTACACGGTCGACGAGGCGACGGACATCCTGCAGCGCAGCGAGGCTCGCGTGCTGGTGTCGGCCGGAGTCTTCCTCGGGTCGGATCGCATCACCCAACTGGACACTGCGGCCCTTCCCGATCTCGCCCATATCGTGCGGATCGCGGTGGAAGCCGGCGATCACGCCAATTGGGAGGAATTCGTCGCGCACGGAGATGACGTGAGCGACCAGGACATCGATGAGCGCAAGTCGACGGTGAGTTCCGAAGACATCAGCGACATCCTTTTCACCTCCGGCACTACCGGACGCAGCAAGGGCGTGCTGTGCATGCACCGCCAACCGCTGGCGGCCTCCCTGGCGTGGGCAACCTACGGAGAGTTCACCGAGAACGACCGGTATCTGTGCGTGAACCCGTTCTTCCATAACTTCGGATACAAGGCCGGCATCCTGGCCTGCTTGCAGACCGGCGCGGCGCTTATGCCACAGCTGACCTTCGACCCCGAAAAAGCAATGGCCGCAGTCCAGGAACACAAGATCACCGTGTTACCCGGCGCACCCACCATCTTCCAGATGCTGCTCGACCATCCCGCCCGCAAGAACTATGACCTGACCTCACTGCGGTACTCCGTGACGGGTGCGGCCGTGGTCCCGGTGGTGCTCATCGAGCGCATGCAATCCGAGCTGGATTTCGATCTGGTACTTACCGCGTACGGCCTCACCGAGACTCAAGGCTTCGCCACGATCTGCCGCTCCGATGACGACGCGGTCACCGTCGCGACCACCTGCGGACGTCCGATGATCGGCTACGAGCTGCGGATCGACGGCGCCCAGAAACCGGGCGACGAGGGCGAAGTGCTGCTGCGCAGCGCCAACGTCATGAAGGGCTATCTCGATAATCCGCAGGCCACCGCCGAGACCATCGACTCGGATGGCTGGTTGCACACCGGCGATATCGGAAAGCTCGACGAGCACGGCAATCTCACCATCACCGACCGACTCAAGGACATGTACATCTGCGGTGGGTTCAACGTCTACCCGGCAGAGATCGAACAGGTACTGATGCGGCTCGATGGTGTAGCTGACGTGGCCGTGATCGGGGTGCCCGACGCGCGGCTCGGCGAGGTCGGCAAGGCATACATCGTGCGCAAGCCCGGCGCATCCCTCGACGCTCAG
- a CDS encoding CoA-transferase subunit beta produces the protein MSEATRAEICAVACAELFRDAGEIMASAMSTMSTVGARLARLTFSPDLVLSDGEAVLMAETPAIGGTSPIEGWMPFRKVFDVVASGRRHVVMGANQIDRYGNQNLSAFGPLQQPTRQMFGVRGAPGNTINHATSYWVGNHSTRVFGNSVDIVSGVGYDKADPANPAFKYLNVFRVISNLGVFDFNGPNHEMQALTLHPGVSAEDVASNTSFEVHGLADAGQTRLPTEEELRIIREVIDPKSFRDKEVKA, from the coding sequence ATGAGTGAGGCAACCCGCGCCGAGATATGCGCCGTCGCATGCGCCGAGTTGTTCAGGGACGCAGGCGAGATCATGGCCTCCGCGATGTCGACGATGTCCACCGTCGGCGCCCGGCTGGCCCGCCTGACCTTCTCTCCCGATCTGGTGCTCTCCGACGGCGAGGCCGTCCTGATGGCCGAGACACCGGCGATTGGCGGCACCTCTCCGATCGAGGGATGGATGCCCTTCCGCAAGGTGTTCGATGTGGTGGCCTCCGGCCGTCGGCATGTTGTCATGGGCGCCAACCAGATTGACCGCTACGGCAATCAGAACCTCTCTGCGTTCGGGCCACTGCAACAACCCACCCGGCAGATGTTCGGTGTGCGCGGCGCTCCGGGAAACACCATCAACCACGCCACCTCGTACTGGGTGGGTAACCACTCGACGCGGGTCTTCGGCAACTCCGTCGACATCGTGTCCGGCGTCGGATATGACAAGGCCGACCCCGCGAACCCCGCCTTCAAGTACCTCAACGTGTTCCGGGTGATCTCCAACCTGGGTGTGTTCGACTTCAACGGCCCCAACCATGAGATGCAAGCACTGACCCTGCACCCCGGGGTCTCGGCCGAGGACGTCGCGTCCAACACCAGCTTCGAGGTGCACGGTCTGGCCGACGCCGGCCAGACCCGGTTGCCCACCGAGGAAGAGTTGCGGATCATCCGCGAGGTGATTGATCCGAAGTCATTCCGGGACAAGGAAGTCAAGGCGTGA
- the ipdC gene encoding (3aS,4S,5R,7aS)-5-hydroxy-7a-methyl-1-oxo-octahydro-1H-indene-4-carboxyl-CoA dehydrogenase has translation MSAPVLRTPLTELVGIDHPVVQTGMGWVAGPRLVAATSNAGGLGILASATMTLEELVTAVAKTKSLTDRPFGVNIRADAGDATERIDLLIREKVRVASFALAPKQDLIAKLKDNGVVVVPSIGAAKHAKKVAAWGADAVIVQGGEGGGHTGPVATTLLLPSVLDAVKDTGMPVIAAGGFFDGRGLAAALSYGAAGVAMGTRFLLTSDSSVPDAVKQRYLASDLGGTVVSTRVDGMPHRVLRTELVEKLESGSRVRGFSAAILNAAKFKKMTGMTWRSMVKDGLAMRHGKELTWSQVLMAANTPMLLKAGLVEGNAGAGVLASGQVAGILDDLPSCQELIDAIVTEAVAHLTAANATII, from the coding sequence GTGAGCGCGCCGGTCCTCAGGACACCGCTGACCGAGCTGGTCGGCATCGACCATCCCGTCGTGCAGACGGGCATGGGCTGGGTGGCGGGGCCGCGCCTGGTTGCCGCCACCTCCAACGCCGGCGGTCTGGGCATTCTCGCCTCGGCGACCATGACACTGGAGGAACTGGTCACGGCGGTCGCGAAGACGAAGTCGCTGACCGATAGGCCGTTCGGTGTGAACATTCGCGCCGACGCCGGTGACGCCACGGAGCGCATCGATCTGCTGATCCGCGAGAAGGTCAGGGTCGCCTCGTTTGCGCTGGCACCCAAGCAGGATCTGATCGCGAAACTGAAAGACAATGGCGTCGTGGTGGTTCCATCCATCGGCGCGGCCAAGCATGCCAAGAAGGTCGCGGCGTGGGGCGCCGACGCCGTGATCGTGCAGGGCGGCGAGGGCGGTGGACACACCGGTCCGGTCGCGACAACCCTGCTGTTGCCCTCGGTGCTCGACGCGGTCAAGGACACCGGAATGCCGGTCATTGCCGCCGGCGGATTCTTCGACGGGCGTGGCCTCGCGGCAGCGCTGTCCTACGGCGCGGCCGGTGTCGCCATGGGCACCCGATTCCTGCTGACCTCCGATAGCAGCGTGCCGGATGCCGTCAAGCAGCGCTACCTGGCCTCCGATCTCGGCGGGACCGTGGTATCGACTCGCGTTGACGGCATGCCGCACCGGGTGTTGCGTACCGAGCTGGTGGAGAAGCTCGAAAGCGGTTCTCGGGTGCGCGGTTTTAGCGCCGCGATCCTGAACGCGGCCAAGTTCAAGAAGATGACGGGCATGACCTGGCGGTCCATGGTCAAGGACGGCCTGGCGATGCGCCACGGCAAGGAGCTCACCTGGTCACAGGTGCTCATGGCGGCGAACACCCCGATGCTGCTGAAAGCCGGCCTCGTCGAAGGAAATGCCGGCGCCGGTGTTCTCGCCTCTGGTCAGGTCGCCGGCATCCTCGATGACCTGCCGAGCTGCCAGGAGCTGATCGACGCGATCGTCACCGAAGCCGTCGCGCACCTCACGGCAGCGAACGCCACCATTATCTAG
- a CDS encoding SDR family oxidoreductase — protein sequence MPGLLDGRVVIITGAGRGIGRAHALAFAAEGARVVVNDIGVGLDGSAGTSPAQEVVEEIKAAGGEAVTNGDDVADWNGAKNLIDTAVNSFGRLDVLVNNAGFLRDRMLANMSEEEWDAVIRVHLKGHFAPLRHAAAYWRDEFKAGNTVDARIINTSSAAGLQGSVGQGNYAAAKAGIATLTLQAAAEMGRYGITVNAIAPAARTRMTEAVFAETMAKPEDGAFDAMAPENVSPLVVWLGSPESREVTGKVFEVEAGVIRVAEGWAHGPQVDKGARWDPSELGPVVADLLGKARTPVPVYGSQS from the coding sequence ATGCCAGGTTTGCTCGACGGTCGGGTCGTCATCATCACCGGCGCAGGCCGGGGTATTGGTCGTGCGCACGCGCTGGCGTTCGCCGCCGAGGGCGCACGCGTGGTTGTCAACGACATCGGTGTGGGCCTGGATGGATCGGCGGGCACCAGCCCGGCACAGGAAGTCGTCGAGGAGATCAAGGCCGCGGGTGGCGAGGCCGTCACCAATGGTGACGATGTCGCCGACTGGAACGGTGCCAAGAACCTGATCGACACCGCAGTCAATTCTTTTGGCCGCCTGGACGTTCTGGTCAACAACGCCGGGTTTCTGCGGGACCGGATGCTCGCCAACATGAGCGAGGAGGAGTGGGACGCGGTGATCCGCGTGCATCTCAAGGGGCACTTTGCGCCCTTGCGGCACGCTGCCGCGTATTGGCGCGATGAGTTCAAGGCCGGCAACACGGTGGACGCGCGCATCATCAACACCAGCTCCGCCGCCGGGCTGCAAGGCAGTGTCGGGCAAGGGAACTACGCAGCAGCCAAGGCCGGTATCGCCACCTTGACCCTGCAGGCTGCCGCCGAGATGGGCCGCTATGGCATCACCGTCAACGCCATCGCTCCAGCCGCGCGTACCCGGATGACCGAGGCGGTCTTCGCCGAGACCATGGCCAAGCCCGAGGACGGCGCGTTCGACGCGATGGCGCCGGAGAACGTCTCGCCGCTGGTGGTGTGGCTGGGCAGCCCGGAGTCTCGCGAGGTCACAGGGAAGGTGTTCGAGGTCGAAGCGGGCGTCATTCGCGTCGCCGAAGGCTGGGCGCACGGTCCGCAGGTGGATAAGGGAGCTCGTTGGGATCCAAGTGAATTGGGCCCAGTGGTCGCCGACCTGCTCGGCAAGGCGCGCACGCCGGTCCCGGTGTACGGCAGCCAGTCTTAA
- the ipdE1 gene encoding acyl-CoA dehydrogenase IpdE1 — protein MSDDGDESLARRPDDEVRAEIREWLAENLVGEFAELKGLGGPGSEHEAFEERLAWNRHLAAAGWTCLGWPVEHGGRGATVSQRVIFYEEYARAEAPHKVNHLGEELLGPTLIAYGTPEQQQRFLPAIRDVTELWCQGYSEPGAGSDLANVSTTAVLDGDEWVINGQKVWTSLALQSQWCFVIARTEPGSARHHGLSYLLVPLDQPGVEIRPIIQLTSTSEFNEVFFDNARTGADLVVGEPGDGWRVAMGTLTFERGVSTLGNQITYARELSRLAGLAKSNGSADDPAIRERLAQAYVGLRTMRAYALATMDEERPGQDNVSKLLWANWHRDLGELAMEIIGKSTLLTDDGEMDEWQRLFLFSRADTIYGGSNEIQRNIISERVLGLPREAR, from the coding sequence ATCTCCGATGATGGGGATGAGTCGCTCGCGCGAAGACCAGACGATGAAGTGCGTGCCGAGATCCGGGAATGGCTGGCCGAGAACCTGGTCGGTGAGTTCGCAGAACTGAAGGGCCTTGGTGGCCCCGGCAGCGAGCATGAGGCCTTCGAAGAGCGCCTTGCCTGGAACCGCCACCTGGCTGCCGCAGGCTGGACCTGCCTGGGCTGGCCCGTCGAGCATGGGGGACGCGGAGCCACCGTGAGTCAGCGCGTCATCTTCTACGAGGAGTACGCGCGCGCCGAGGCGCCGCACAAGGTGAACCACCTGGGCGAGGAGCTGCTTGGTCCTACGCTCATCGCCTACGGCACCCCCGAACAGCAGCAGCGCTTCCTTCCGGCCATCCGCGATGTCACGGAGCTGTGGTGTCAGGGCTATTCGGAACCTGGCGCGGGATCGGACCTGGCGAATGTATCTACCACCGCGGTGCTCGATGGTGACGAGTGGGTGATCAACGGGCAGAAGGTGTGGACCTCGCTGGCCCTGCAGTCGCAGTGGTGCTTCGTGATCGCGCGTACCGAACCCGGATCGGCGCGTCATCATGGCCTGTCGTATCTGCTTGTACCCCTTGATCAGCCGGGGGTCGAGATTCGGCCGATCATCCAGCTGACCAGCACCTCGGAGTTCAATGAGGTGTTCTTTGACAATGCGCGTACTGGCGCCGATCTGGTGGTGGGAGAGCCCGGCGATGGTTGGCGGGTGGCCATGGGCACCCTGACCTTCGAACGCGGTGTCTCGACGCTGGGTAACCAGATCACCTATGCCCGTGAACTTTCCCGGCTGGCGGGGCTCGCCAAGTCCAATGGCTCGGCGGATGATCCGGCGATCCGGGAGCGCCTTGCCCAGGCCTACGTAGGGCTTCGCACCATGCGTGCCTACGCGCTGGCCACCATGGACGAGGAGCGCCCCGGTCAGGACAATGTATCAAAGCTGTTGTGGGCCAACTGGCATCGCGATTTGGGAGAGCTTGCGATGGAGATCATCGGAAAGTCGACTCTGTTGACCGATGACGGCGAGATGGACGAGTGGCAGCGACTGTTCCTCTTCTCGCGCGCCGACACGATCTATGGCGGCTCCAACGAGATCCAACGCAACATTATTTCCGAGCGGGTGCTCGGTTTACCCAGAGAGGCGCGCTAG